The genome window AGGCCGTCGCCAACGAGTCGGACGCGACGTTCATCAAGATGGCCGGCTCCGAGCTCGTCCGGAAGTTCATCGGCGAGGGCGCGCGGCTCGTCCGCGACCTGTTCGAGCTCGCCGCCGAGCGCGAGCCCGCCGTCATCTTCATCGACGAGATCGACGCCGTCGCGGCCAAGCGCACGGACTCGAAGACCTCGGGCGACGCGGAGGTCCAGCGGACGATGATGCAGCTGCTCTCCGAGATGGACGGCTTCGACGACCGCGGCGAGGTCCGGATCATGGCCGCGACCAACCGCTTCGACATGCTCGACGAGGCGATCCTCCGTCCGGGGCGGTTCGACCGCCTCATCGAGGTGCCCGAGCCCGGTCCCGAGGGCCGCGAGCGCATCCTGGAGATCCACACGCAAGACATGAACGTCGCCGACGGCGTCGACCTCGGTTCCGTCGCCCGCGACCTCGACGGGTACAGCGGCGCGGACATCGCCTCGCTCGCCACCGAGGCCGGGATGTTCGCCATCCGCGACGGCCGCACCGAGGTCTCGCAGGCGGACTTCGAGCAGGCTCGCGACAAGCTTCAGGACGCGGACAAAGAGGACGAGCGGGTCATCAACTACCAGTACTGAGGCGACGACTACGTGATCGACGGTCGGTTTTGGCGAGGTGCTTTAACGCCCATTACTTCGGCTGAAATTCTAGCGGTTCGTTTATAAATAGTTGACAGCGGATCGGCGGCAACCAACTTCAGAACCCCAGCCGCTCGCTTATAAACAGTTGATTATGGATCGTCAGAGGTCACCTCCAAAGCCCTAGCCGCTCGCTTATAAATGGCTGATCGCAGATCGGCGGCGAACACCTCCAAAGCCCCAGCCGCGAGGCGGGCGCACGCTCGCTGCGCGCTTCGGTCGTTCGCTTCGCTCACTCCCTCCAGTGCTTGCGTCGCCTGCGCCCGCCTCGCGACTGCCCCTTTGAGTCCCGCCCCGCACGGCACCGCAACCGCACCTCGCGCCTCCCCAGCCTCGTCAGTCGCCTCCGCTTCGCTCCGGCGACTGACTCCCTCGCGCGTGCTGCCTCGCGGCCGCCGGGGGCGGCCGCTCGCAGGCACGCGCCACCGCCCTTTTAAATGCGGTTGATGTCGTCCGCGGCGGCAGTCGGGTTCGTAACCCCTTACCGCGCTCGCCGCCGATTCGCCGTCAATGAACACCATTCACGTCGCCGGCGGCGTCGGAGTCGCCGACACGGCGATGGCCTCTTACGACGCCGCGCTCGCGGACGCGAACCTCCACAACTACAACCTCGTGGCGGTCTCCTCCGTCGTCCCCGCCGAGGCGACCGTCGAAGCGGTGTCGGCGGTCCCTGACTTGGGCCCCGCCGGCAACCGACTCACCGTCGTCGAGGCGCGCAGGACGATCGGACCGGGCGACGAGGTCGACTTCCGCGAGGGCGGGCGCTCGGGCGCCGAGGGCGCCGAGTCGAAGCGCGCGCCGCGCCGACACCCCGACGCGGTCGCGGGGCTCGGCTGGGCGACCGGCCCGGGCCCGGGGCTCTTCTACGAGGTGACCGGGGAGGACCCCGAGGGCGTCCGCGAGCGGATCGAGGCGGGGCTCGACGCGGGGTCCGACCTCCGCGACTGGGAGCTCCCGGAGCGCGAGACGCGCGTCGAGACGGTCGCCGCTGAGCCGGACCGGTACGCGACCGCGGTCGTGATCGCCGCGTACGGGGAGTCCGAGCCGATCCTGTAGCGGGCTCGCGCGGACGGAGCCGGTCCGGCGACGCGGCGGAGCCGCGGTCGCCGCCGCCGACGCCTTTTTGACTCGGCTCCGCGTATAGAACGTAGCTTCGAATGAACGGCAACAACCCGTACGCCGGGGCACCGGGTGTGACGGACGCGGGCTCGCCCGCGGCCGTCGACCTCTCTCCGGACCAGGAACGACAGCTCCGGCGCGCGGTCGCCGGAATCGTATCGCGCACGCAATCGTATCTCCCCGACAGCTACGCCGTCGGCTCCGAGCTCTCCGTCGGCGCCGAGGGCCCGCAGGCGACCGTCGCGGTCAACCCGCCGGCCGGCCACCCCGTCTCGGCCGGCTTCACCCCCGACCCCGAGGACCTGGACGCCGGCATCGCCGAGTCCGACACCGACGAGGTCGCCCGCGGCCTCGCCGCCAGCGCGGCTGTCCAGGTGATGGACGCCGTCGGCGATATCACGCCGACCGCGAAGTGACCGTCCCGGCCGAAGCGTAGTCAGTTCGAGCGCCCCGACCGTTCCGACCCGTTCTCGCCGTCGTCCCCGCCCGCTCCGGAGTCGCGACGCTCGTCGCGGTCGCCGCGCGGATACACCCGCAGCTCCCCCTCGCCTGGCGGCTTTACGGCCCCGGTGACGCGGCCGTACATGCCGAAGATGTCGTCGTACCCGCGCTCGCTCGCGAGGATCGGGACCACGCCCGGCTCCTCGACGCGGTGCGTGTACACGTCGTCCTCGGCGAACACCGCGCCCTCCGGGATGGCCTCGAAGTTCGCGAAGTGGACGCGCGGCTCCCCGCCGCCCTTCGGCACCTCCTCGCTGCCCTTCACCACGACCGTCTCCGAGAACGTC of Halorubrum trapanicum contains these proteins:
- a CDS encoding pyruvoyl-dependent arginine decarboxylase; its protein translation is MNTIHVAGGVGVADTAMASYDAALADANLHNYNLVAVSSVVPAEATVEAVSAVPDLGPAGNRLTVVEARRTIGPGDEVDFREGGRSGAEGAESKRAPRRHPDAVAGLGWATGPGPGLFYEVTGEDPEGVRERIEAGLDAGSDLRDWELPERETRVETVAAEPDRYATAVVIAAYGESEPIL
- a CDS encoding DUF5811 family protein, which codes for MNGNNPYAGAPGVTDAGSPAAVDLSPDQERQLRRAVAGIVSRTQSYLPDSYAVGSELSVGAEGPQATVAVNPPAGHPVSAGFTPDPEDLDAGIAESDTDEVARGLAASAAVQVMDAVGDITPTAK
- a CDS encoding proteasome-activating nucleotidase — encoded protein: MSHSPSLPDRPRLELDPEMSDAERLEAIRQHYRRIVQVNEELEDRLADAEGRRGELKDDVEQLKRENEVLKTSSLYIASVEEITDDGVVIKQHGNNQEVLTQAASRLDEDLRPGDRVAINDSFAVQQVLDDETDSRAQAMEVTESPDVEYADIGGIDDQIREVREAVEDPLENPEQFETVGVEPPSGVLLHGPPGTGKTMLAKAVANESDATFIKMAGSELVRKFIGEGARLVRDLFELAAEREPAVIFIDEIDAVAAKRTDSKTSGDAEVQRTMMQLLSEMDGFDDRGEVRIMAATNRFDMLDEAILRPGRFDRLIEVPEPGPEGRERILEIHTQDMNVADGVDLGSVARDLDGYSGADIASLATEAGMFAIRDGRTEVSQADFEQARDKLQDADKEDERVINYQY